In Actinomycetota bacterium, one DNA window encodes the following:
- a CDS encoding helix-turn-helix domain-containing protein, with amino-acid sequence MLVELSVMEQRYQAVLAVIQDGWKVVEVAQRMGVSRQTVHNWIARYNKGGLASLADHSHRPLSCAHQISPELEAQICELRREHPGWGPRRIEHQLARLEVEPKPSRSSIYRCLRRHGLIELKRRKRRREDFRRWERDRPMELWQMDVMGGVMLDDGTELKVVTRPLRRDFSLRAGLR; translated from the coding sequence ATGCTCGTGGAACTCAGTGTCATGGAACAGCGTTACCAGGCGGTCCTGGCGGTCATCCAGGATGGTTGGAAGGTAGTTGAGGTTGCCCAGCGGATGGGCGTGTCCCGTCAGACCGTCCACAACTGGATCGCCCGTTACAACAAGGGCGGGTTGGCCTCACTGGCCGATCACTCGCACCGGCCTCTGAGTTGCGCCCATCAGATCTCACCCGAGCTCGAAGCCCAGATCTGCGAGCTTCGCCGCGAGCATCCAGGGTGGGGCCCTCGCCGGATCGAGCACCAGCTCGCCCGGCTCGAGGTTGAGCCAAAGCCCTCACGCTCCAGCATCTACCGGTGTTTGCGCCGGCACGGCCTGATCGAGCTCAAACGCCGCAAGCGCCGGCGCGAGGACTTTCGCCGCTGGGAACGGGACCGCCCGATGGAGCTGTGGCAGATGGATGTCATGGGTGGGGTGATGCTCGACGACGGGACCGAGCTCAAGGTGGTCACCCGCCCGTTGAGGCGGGATTTTTCGTTGAGGGCAGGTCTTCGCTGA